The Primulina huaijiensis isolate GDHJ02 chromosome 12, ASM1229523v2, whole genome shotgun sequence genome has a window encoding:
- the LOC140989561 gene encoding ammonium transporter 2 member 5-like, translating to MSSPPSPFLPANLIPDEANPPWMNKGDNAWQLTAATLVGLQSVPGLIILYGGAVKKKWAVNSAFMALYAFACVLLCWVCWGYRLSFGDKLIPIWGKIDVALSQHYLLGQAFSGKFPNATMVYFQFVFAAITLILIAGAVLGRMNFYAWMLFVPLWLTFSYTIGAYSIWSLDGWLAVAGMIDYSGGYVIHLSSGVAGFTAAYWVGPRLTKDRERFPPNNILLMLAGAGLLWMGWTGFNGGDPYAASIDASLAVINTHICAATSLLTWLMLDIVFFGKASVIGAVQGMITGLVCITPAAGVVHGWAAIIMGICSGSIPWFTMMVVHKKSVLLQKVDDTMAVFHTHAVAGCLGGILTGLFADPKLCNLFYTKYAQYVGLFYGFHNGDYHNGFRQVGLQLVGVVFVVGVNIVTTSLICLVVRLIVPLRMSEEDMEIGDEAAHGEEAYAIWGQGDRNENSRFSTYNDVEIGSSKARGQVEMT from the exons AATCCGCCATGGATGAACAAAGGGGACAACGCGTGGCAGCTCACAGCCGCGACCCTAGTAGGCCTACAAAGTGTGCCGGGGCTTATAATCTTGTATGGTGGTGCTGTCAAGAAAAAATGGGCTGTGAACTCGGCTTTCATGGCTCTATACGCATTTGCTTGCGTTCTACTTTGTTGGGTTTGCTGGGGATACCGGCTTTCATTCGGGGACAAGTTGATCCCTATCTGGGGTAAGATCGATGTGGCCTTGTCCCAGCATTATCTGCTTGGACAGGCGTTTAGTGGGAAGTTCCCAAACGCCACCATGGTGTATTTTCAGTTCGTTTTCGCGGCTATAACGTTGATTCTGATAGCTGGTGCTGTATTGGGAAGGATGAACTTTTACGCGTGGATGCTGTTCGTTCCTCTATGGCTAACGTTTTCTTACACGATTGGGGCGTATTCGATTTGGTCTCTCGATGGTTGGCTGGCTGTTGCTGGGATGATAGATTACTCGGGTGGTTATGTTATTCATCTGTCTTCTGGTGTTGCTGGTTTCACTGCTGCATATTGG GTGGGTCCTCGTTTAACGAAAGACAGAGAAAGATTTCCCCCTAACAACATCCTCCTGATGCTGGCTGGTGCAGGCCTACTGTGGATGGGGTGGACAGGTTTCAACGGGGGAGACCCTTATGCGGCTAGCATTGATGCCTCCTTGGCTGTTATCAACACTCATATATGTGCTGCAACTAGTCTGCTGACTTGGCTCATGCTCGACATCGTATTCTTCGGCAAAGCATCCGTCATCGGTGCAGTTCAAGGCATGATCACTGGCTTGGTTTGCATCACCCCGGCTGCAG GAGTTGTGCATGGATGGGCGGCCATAATAATGGGAATATGCTCGGGCTCGATCCCTTGGTTCACCATGATGGTGGTGCATAAGAAATCAGTGCTCCTCCAGAAAGTCGACGACACCATGGCTGTGTTTCACACGCACGCGGTCGCGGGGTGTCTAGGAGGGATACTTACCGGCCTCTTCGCCGACCCAAAACTATGCAATTTGTTCTATACAAAGTATGCCCAATATGTAGGCTTGTTCTATGGCTTTCACAATGGAGACTACCACAACGGATTTAGACAGGTTGGACTTCAACTTGTCGGCGTGGTTTTCGTGGTCGGGGTTAATATCGTGACGACAAGCTTGATATGCTTGGTTGTGCGACTTATCGTGCCTTTGAGAATGAGCGAGGAGGATATGGAGATCGGGGACGAGGCTGCTCACGGTGAAGAGGCGTATGCCATATGGGGGCAGGGGGATAGGAATGAGAATTCACGATTTTCGACATATAACGACGTTGAAATCGGGTCGTCTAAGGCTAGAGGTCAGGTTGAGATGACTTGA